A single genomic interval of Prunus dulcis chromosome 5, ALMONDv2, whole genome shotgun sequence harbors:
- the LOC117629391 gene encoding uncharacterized protein LOC117629391 isoform X1 — MDYDDNDFQSQNLHLAGEGNTNYPPVLRPYALPKFEFDDSLHGHLRFDSLVETEVFLGIESSETNHWIEDFSRGSSGIEFNSSAAESCSISRRNNVWSEATSSESVEMLLKSVGQEEIIPPQTIFEELDACKELRCLTKQMEPSFNNDDNILSQMEDVTDLQPTLPQDDIPENISGIEDVGVAQLRVEDASQTHEGKLSVAGNSGDLDPNALNGNDSPHVTKGSLLADGKCKDADPVDFDNLFDEPPDKREDSCASGMQIDGMTTSVQNIMAIGDELNNKDVQHNIKNVNEENPGGHVLSIETQNMNEKAGEKVTCHLENPHCSASEVESIELGIANQDSVINVEEQSSVILQGDSNLHMLGGCSDRVNGGVLADTNKCEDMVSDMGIDQSKLNTHDLSPIAYKIDTGYAVEVSNNNAEISSSLEPTLKGDSDLHMVDGCSDRECRGVPAETNKCEDMVLFKDTDTGDDNSKLNTHDLSSVVYRSDDRYAVEVSNSNAGISSSLESMLKVDSGQSSSKENASESSFRPDSEILVKKSEVSLSVIKENDVSKDESEENKEDHSNLFNLTATCSSAEIVSEAHLTGASKSPHDSFGVSGEKSNVDGASFSILGESTQICDENEVYRDGDVGDVNLDLSHIEKDSTQLFNESNNTELEIGGSVDKEFQPSSVCEGSAEKELIVPKLKHGADGNESVANVSLENPDLASCVTMDAVPSSSGNGTTTNINRSEVEAETSPDVGPHCDKKQETAYKMSKDASFPCIVSSTLAEIGPGSVSEVGKGVSCDTSGPLLCKRVDQSLPVTDSCNTECQNEPQTAVATEVSKRSTNEMEASSVQCESSENDGDGAGATIKDSFEKASANVKDPIMNCDTNVTQRGPSLLVEICGGSAKKVLEDTDTSEVSGDKGSAQDAVPSINSDASMICEGSTCSAALPESHTGFVAPESGRSSVDPHKPDCVSPKVVGTTEPFETKHELGNNKGPTNQSAPVSDTVGDGGNYSPNSRNPNGNDAFKDRGNGTSDVSLSADLPKADTANIVQRSPAIPSPKIVEGSKENSGSGQLDAKISQDISHGGPLVSGGDIGRGGSKSTPERRTRRAPSKATGKPSAKKGSMKATTPVRQSERGDKSISVSQNQSGIFQLVQPSETQPYGHVDGSIKPYSVLTTSTSSLPDLNTSAPQSVIFQQPFTDLQQVQLRAQIFVYGALIQGIAPEEAYMVSAFGGPDGGRGMWENAWRVCIERLHGQKSTPINPETPLQSRSELRFTGSRASDQVIKQGALHNKGLSSPVGRASTKGTPQTASPMIPISSPLWSISTPVCEGLQYSVIPRGSVMDYQQGFNPLHPFQTPSVKNLVGHNTTWMPQSSFRGPWLPSPVSSAEASMHFSAFPSTEAVQLTPIKEVSLPQLPTVKHVPSGPSAQTGGPISAFAGPSPLLDPKKVSASPGQHSADPKPRKRKKISPSEELGQISLQAQSQPESALTVAVVSSTTPSTLSSKAMPDKLIMSVPPMSSSDQLKKADLDLEQRATLSEETLAKVKEARQQAEEASSLAAAAVSHSQAIWNQLEKQKNSKLISDGEAKLASAAVAVAAAAAVAKAAAAAANVASNAALQAKLMAEEALDNYENPSPSMRMATPVSILRGEDGTNSSSSILVAAREAARRKVVAASAASKRAENLDAIVKAAELAAEAVSQAGTIVAMGDPLPLSELAEAGPEGYWKVPQVPSELITKSNDMVREQSNVGTVEEDADTSARHSKDRQSDKKEAQPTPHEKLPIPIEVNRESTEDHLRSVVGVSGFDIVNEKGSKGPKGRKVSEIGSKSALMTVENDFEKEEHASEESGIKEGSLVEVLKDGGGFGAAWFTANVLSLQDGKACVCYTELQSDEGSGKLQEWVALEGKEDKPPKIRIARPVTALGFEGTRKRRRAAMADYAWSVGDKVDAWIQDSWWEGVVTEKNKKDETILTVHFPAQGEKSVVKAWHLRPSLIWKDGEWVEWFSVRNDCVSHEGDMPQEKRPKLGSPAVEGKGKDKTSKSIDIVDSGKPEEPRLLNLSANEKVFNMGKNTRTENKPDPTRTIRTGLQKEGAKVVYGIPKPGKKRKFMEVSKHYVANQSTKINETNDSMKFAKYLMPQGSGSRGLKNTSKIDTREKQVTESKLKGLKSIKPQGVPSKSVPQKDNLLTDARTVSDGSSEMDHTGKIKDSVSRVDSVSGKHTLSQPEGPIVFSSLAPSSDFPSSNKVSASTAKSRSNKGNLAPAGAKLGKIEEGKVFSGNPAKSTSEVAEPRRSNRRIQPTSRLLEGLQSSLIITKIPSGSHDKGHRSQNRNASRGNNNG; from the exons ATGGATTATGATGACAATGATTTTCAAAGCCAGAATCTTCATTTAGCTGGTGAAGGGAACACTAATTATCCTCCAGTTTTACGGCCATATGCTCTCCCcaagtttgaatttgatgataGCCTTCATGGGCATTTGAGATTTGATAGTCTGGTTGAAACTGAGGTTTTTCTTGGCATTGAGAGTAGCGAAACTAACCACTGGATTGAGGATTTCTCTCGTGGGAGTAGTGGGATAGAGTTTAATTCAAGTGCAGCAGAATCTTGCTCTATATCAAGGCGAAACAATGTCTGGTCTGAGGCCACTTCCTCAGAATCTGTTGAAATGCTATTAAAATCTGTTGGGCAGGAAGAAATTATTCCCCCTCAGACTATCTTTGAGGAATTAGATGCCTGTAAGGAATTGCGTTGCTTAACAAAGCAGATGGAGCCTAGTTTTAACAATGATGATAACATTCTTTCTCAAATGGAGGATGTTACAGATCTACAGCCTACATTACCACAGGATGATATTCCTGAGAACATTTCTGGCATAGAGGATGTAGGAGTAGCTCAGCTTCGGGTTGAGGATGCTTCACAAACTCATGAAGGTAAATTATCAGTTGCTGGAAATTCAGGTGACTTAGATCCAAATGCTTTAAATGGAAATGATAGCCCACATGTAACTAAAGGGAGTCTGCTTGCTGATGGGAAATGCAAAGATGCAGATCCGGTGGATTTTGAtaatttgtttgatgaaccaCCGGATAAAAGAGAAGATTCTTGTGCTTCAGGGATGCAAATTGATGGTATGACAACCTCTGTGCAAAATATTATGGCTATCGGTGATGAGTTGAATAATAAGGATGtccaacataatataaaaaatgttaATGAAGAGAATCCAGGCGGTCATGTATTGAGCATAGAGACACaaaacatgaatgaaaaagCAGGTGAAAAGGTTACCTGTCATTTGGAAAACCCACATTGTTCAGCATCTGAGGTGGAGTCTATTGAATTAGGAATTGCTAATCAAGACAGTGTTATTAATGTGGAGGAACAGTCTAGTGTAATACTGCAAGGGGATTCTAACTTGCATATGCTGGGTGGATGCAGTGACAGGGTAAATGGTGGAGTTCTTGCTGACACCAACAAATGTGAAGACATGGTCTCAGATATGGGTATTGATCAATCAAAATTAAACACGCATGACTTATCACCTATAGCTTACAAAATCGATACTGGGTATGCAGTTGAGGTTAGCAACAACAATGCTGAAATTTCTTCAAGTCTAGAACCTACGCTGAAAGGGGATTCTGACTTACATATGGTGGATGGATGCAGTGACAGGGAATGTCGCGGAGTTCCTGCTGAGACCAACAAATGTGAAGATATGGTATTGTTTAAAGACACAGATACGGGTGATGATAATTCTAAATTGAACACACATGATTTATCATCAGTGGTTTACAGAAGCGATGATAGGTATGCAGTTGAGGTCAGCAATAGCAATGCTGGAATTTCTTCAAGTCTAGAATCTATGCTGAAGGTGGATTCTGGACAGAGCAGCTCCAAGGAGAATGCATCAGAAAGTAGTTTCCGACCAGATAGTGaaattttggtcaaaaagtccgAGGTTTCTTTGTCAGTCATTAAGGAAAATGATGTTTCTAAGGATGAAAGTGAAGAGAATAAGGAAGATCACtctaatttgtttaatttaactGCAACTTGTTCTTCAGCTGAAATAGTTAGTGAAGCGCATCTGACTGGAGCTTCTAAAAGTCCTCATGATTCTTTTGGAGTTTCTGGAGAGAAATCAAATGTTGACGGTGCATCATTTTCTATTCTGGGGGAGTCTACACAAATATGTGATGAAAATGAAGTTTACAGGGATGGTGATGTTGGTGATGTTAACCTGGATCTCTCTCACATTGAAAAGGACAGTACACAATTGTTCAATGAGTCTAATAATACAGAATTGGAGATTGGTGGATCTGTTGATAAGGAATTTCAGCCCTCATCAGTTTGTGAAGGTAGCGCAGAAAAAGAGCTGATTGtcccaaaattaaaacatggtGCTGATGGCAATGAATCAG TGGCCAATGTTTCTTTGGAAAACCCTGATCTGGCTTCTTGTGTCACAATGGATGCAGTTCCCTCGTCTTCTGGGAATGGCACAACCACCAATATTAACCGCTCAGAGGTTGAAGCAGAGACTTCTCCTGATGTGGGACCACACTGtgacaaaaaacaagaaactgcaTATAAAATGTCGAAAGATGCTAGTTTTCCATGTATAGTGTCATCTACTTTGGCAGAGATTGGGCCTGGTTCTGTTTCGGAAGTGGGGAAAGGTGTTTCTTGTGATACTTCTGGACCGTTATTATGCAAGAGAGTTGATCAGTCTCTGCCAGTTACAGATAGTTGCAATACAGAATGCCAAAATGAACCTCAAACTGCTGTTGCTACTGAAGTGAGCAAGAGAAGCACAAATGAGATGGAAGCGTCTTCCGTTCAGTGTGAATCTTCagaaaatgatggtgatggtgctGGAGCAACCATAAAAGACAGTTTTGAGAAGGCATCTGCAAATGTAAAAG ATCCAATTATGAACTGCGATACGAATGTCACACAGCGTGGGCCTTCACTATTGGTGGAAATATGTGGTGGTTCTGCTAAAAAAGTATTGGAAGACACTGACACTTCTGAAGTGTCTGGAGATAAGGGTTCTGCACAGGATGCTGTGCCAAGCATTAATA GTGATGCTTCTATGATCTGTGAAGGTTCTACTTGTTCTGCTGCTTTGCCTGAGTCTCATACTGGGTTTGTTGCACCAGAAAGCGGTCGAAGTTCTGTTGATCCCCACAAACCTGATTGTGTTTCTCCTAAGGTTGTTGGAACCACTGAGCCTTTTGAGACTAAACATGAATTAGGCAATAATAAGGGGCCCACAAATCAGAGTGCCCCAGTTTCTGACACTGTTGGGGATGGGGGCAATTATTCTCCTAATTCCCGGAATCCAAATGGAAATGATGCCTTCAAGGATCGGGGAAATGGCACTTCGGATGTCAGCTTATCTGCAGATTTGCCTAAAGCAGATACTGCCAACATCGTGCAGCGCTCTCCTGCTATTCCATCTCCCAAA attGTAGAGGGGTCTAAAGAAAATTCTGGCTCAGGCCAGCTGGATGCAAAAATCTCTCAAGATATTTCCCATGGAGGTCCACTAGTATCTGGTGGAGACATTGGACGTGGTGGTTCTAAAAGTACCCCTGAGCGAAGAACAAGGAGAGCACCTAGCAAGGCAACAGGTAAACCGAGTGCTAAAAAGGGAAGTATGAAAGCAACAACTCCTGTGAGACAATCAGAAAGAGGGGACAAATCAATCAGTGTGTCCCAGAACCAATCGGGAATCTTCCAGCTTGTGCAACCTAGTGAGACGCAGCCCTATGGGCATGTGGATGGTTCAATAAAGCCTTATTCTGTTCTTACTACTTCAACATCTAGTCTGCCAGATCTGAATACTTCTGCTCCACAATCTGTAATATTTCAACAGCCATTCACCGACTTGCAGCAAGTGCAATTACGTGCTCAGATCTTTGTTTATGGAGCTTTGAT TCAAGGGATAGCACCTGAAGAAGCTTATATGGTGTCAGCATTTGGGGGACCTG atGGTGGACGGGGCATGTGGGAGAATGCCTGGCGTGTGTGCATAGAGAGGCTACATGGTCAAAAATCTACTCCAATTAATCCAGAAACCCCATTGCAATCACGTTCCg AATTGAGATTTACAGGTTCTAGGGCTTCTGATCAAGTAATTAAACAAGGTGCATTACACAATAAAGGTCTTTCCTCACCTGTTGGTCGAGCCAGCACGAAGGGTACTCCACAAACAGCAAGCCCAATGATACCTATTTCATCACCACTTTGGAGTATTTCTACCCCTGTTTGTGAGGGCCTGCAATATAGTGTGATTCCGAGAGGCTCAGTTATGGATTATCAGCAGGGATTTAATCCATTACATCCTTTTCAAACACCATCTGTAAAGAACCTTGTTGGCCATAATACTACATGGATGCCTCAGTCCTCTTTCCGGGGTCCCTGGCTTCCTTCTCCAGTGTCTTCAGCTGAAGCTAGTATGCATTTTTCAGCATTTCCTAGCACGGAAGCAGTGCAGTTGACTCCTATAAAAGAAGTATCTTTGCCACAATTGCCTACTGTAAAACATGTTCCTTCTGGTCCTTCTGCTCAGACTGGGGGTCCAATCAGTGCTTTTGCAGGGCCTTCTCCACTGCTTGACCCAAAGAAGGTGTCAGCATCACCTGGCCAGCATTCTGCTGATCCAAAGcctagaaaaagaaagaagatttcACCGTCTGAGGAACTTGGTCAGATTAGTTTGCAAGCTCAATCTCAACCTGAGTCAGCTTTAACAGTTGCTGTTGTTAGTAGTACTACCCCAAGTACCCTTTCGTCTAAGGCCATGCCAGATAAATTGATTATGTCTGTGCCTCCTATGTCTTCCTCTGATCAACTCAAAAAAGCAGATCTGGATTTGGAGCAGAGGGCAACTTTATCAGAGGAGACGCTTGCTAAAGTTAAGGAGGCTAGGCAACAGGCAGAGGAAGCTTCTTCTCTTGCTGCTGCAGCTGTTAGTCACAGCCAAGCAATATGGAATCAGTTGGAGAAGCAAAAGAACTCCAAATTGATATCAGATGGTGAAGCTAAGTTAGCTTCTGCTGCTGTAGCTgtagctgctgctgctgctgttgcaaAGGCAGCAGCTGCAGCTGCCAATGTTGCATCAAATGCTGCATTGCAAGCAAAATTGATGGCCGAAGAAGCCTTGGATAATTATGAGAATCCAAGCCCAAGTATGAGAATGGCTACTCCTGTGTCCATTTTAAGAGGTGAGGATGGAACAAACAGTTCGAGTTCGATCCTTGTTGCTGCCAGGGAGGCTGCTAGGAGGAAGGTTGTAGCTGCATCTGCAGCCTCAAAGCGAGCTGAAAATTTGGATGCCATTGTAAAAGCTGCTGAGCTGGCCGCAGAAGCTGTTTCACAAGCTGGAACAATTGTTGCAATGGGTGATCCTTTGCCATTGAGTGAGTTAGCAGAAGCTGGTCCAGAGGGTTATTGGAAAGTACCCCAAGTTCCTTCAGAGCTCATTACAAAATCAAATGACATGGTGAGAGAACAATCAAATGTAGGTACTGTTGAAGAAGATGCTGATACTTCTGCTAGGCATTCTAAAGATCGACAATCAGATAAGAAAGAAGCGCAGCCAACTCCACATGAGAAGTTGCCTATTCCAATAGAGGTAAATAGGGAATCAACAGAGGATCATTTGAGATCGGTAGTTGGCGTCTCGGGCTTCGATATAGTCAACGAAAAAGGGTCAAAAGGACCAAAAGGCCGCAAAGTTTCTGAGATCGGATCAAAGTCTGCTTTGATGACTGTTGAGAatgattttgaaaaagaagaacacGCATCTGAAGAAAGTGGCATCAAGGAGGGTTCTCTAGTAGAG GTTCTCAAAGATGGGGGTGGATTTGGAGCAGCCTGGTTCACAGCTAATGTATTGAGTTTGCAGGATGGTAAAGCTTGTGTGTGTTACACTGAGCTTCAGTCAGATGAAG GTTCAGGGAAACTACAGGAATGGGTGGCACTTGAAGGCAAAGAAGATAAGCCACCGAAAATTCGCATTGCCCGCCCTGTTACCGCTTTGGGATTTGAAGGAACAAGGAAAAGGCGCAGAGCAGCGATGGCAGATTATGCTTGGTCTGTTGGAGATAAAGTTGATGCATGGATACAGGACAG CTGGTGGGAAGGAGTTGTCActgagaaaaacaagaaagatgAAACTATATTAACTGTCCACTTTCCAG CTCAAGGGGAAAAGTCAGTTGTTAAAGCTTGGCATCTTCGGCCTTCTCTCATTTGGAAGGATGGGGAATGGGTTGAATGGTTCAGTGTACGAAATGACTGCGTTTCCCATGAG GGTGACATGCCCCAGGAAAAGCGACCCAAATTGGGCAGTCCTGCAGTGGAAGGCAAAGGGAAGGATAAGACATCAAAAAGCATTGATATTGTAGATTCAGGGAAACCTGAAGAGCCAAGGTTACTGAATTTATCTGCAAATGAAAAGGTATTTAATATGGGTAAGAATACCAGAACTGAGAACAAGCCTGATCCAACCAGAACAATTCGGACTGGGTTGCAGAAGGAAGGAGCCAAGGTGGTTTATGGTATTCCCAAGCctggaaagaagagaaaatttaTGGAAGTTAGCAAACATTATGTGGCAAATCAGAGTACTAAGATTAATGAAACTAATGATTCAATGAAATTTGCGAAATACTTGATGCCTCAAGGATCGGGTTCCCGTGGATTGAAAAATACATCTAAAATTGACACAAGGGAAAAGCAGGTGACTGAATCCAAGCTGAAGGGTCTTAAATCTATAAAGCCGCAAGGTGTGCCAAGTAAATCTGTTCCACAGAAGGACAACCTCTTAACAGATGCACGTACTGTCTCTGATGGTTCAAGTGAAATGGACCATACAGGAAAGATCAAGGATTCTGTAAGCCGTGTTGACAGTGTATCTGGAAAGCATACCCTATCACAACCAGAGGGCCCAatcgtattttcttcactAGCTCCCTCATCTGATTTTCCTTCCTCCAACAAAGTGTCCGCATCAACTGCTAAATCTCGGTCAAACAAAGGAAACCTTGCACCTGCTGGTGCAAAGTTGGGTAAAATTGAGGAGGGAAAAGTGTTCAGCGGTAATCCTGCAAAGTCGACTTCTGAAGTTGCCGAGCCTCGTAGATCAAATCGCAGAATTCAGCCGACATCAAGA CTATTGGAAGGACTGCAAAGCTCGTTGATCATCACAAAGATTCCTTCTGGTTCACATGACAAAGGTCACCGAAGTCAGAACCGGAATGCTTCTAGAG GGAATAACAACGGTTGA